The following are encoded together in the Lactuca sativa cultivar Salinas chromosome 1, Lsat_Salinas_v11, whole genome shotgun sequence genome:
- the LOC111915767 gene encoding cytochrome P450 78A3, whose product MKEHNTMTSDIESLWLILFPLLSKCTSLVFFLLFLLKSIFHWAHPGGPAWANHNVIPGPRGFPFIGSMFLMTGLAHRKIYAAAQSFGAKRLMAFSLGKTRVIVTCHPDVAKEILNGSAFVDRPVKESARTLMFDRAIGFAPYGAYWRTLRRIAAMHLFCPKQMRASEWQRKVISQEMVEMLHHQKRESICVRDLIRRASLCNMMWSVFGRKHRLADSDDIQLVELRELVDEGYEVLGTFNWTDHLPWLTDFDPQGIRFRCSNLLPKVKHFVNRMIQEHRSQTTPNYSNADFTHVLLSLQGSERLSDTDMIAVLWEMIFRGTDTVAVMMEWILARLVLHPDVQLKVQEELDRVVGRCRPVTESDIANLIYLPAVVKEVLRLHPPGPLLSWARLAVSDTTVDGHHVAAGTTAMVNMWGICRDQHLWKEPSEFRPERFEKDFSVMGSDLRVAPFGSGRRSCPGKTLGLTTVSFWVASLMQEFEMDGNDVDLTEVLKLSCEMANPLILNVRPRCPSTTSFL is encoded by the exons ATGAAAGAACATAACACCATGACAAGTGACATTGAATCCCTCTGGCTTATCCTTTTCCCTCTCCTCTCGAAATGCACGTCGcttgttttctttcttcttttccttctcaaaTCCATATTTCACTGGGCTCATCCAGGTGGTCCAGCCTGGGCTAACCACAACGTAATACCTGGTCCGAGGGGCTTTCCTTTCATCGGTAGCATGTTCCTCATGACCGGCTTGGCTCACcggaagatttacgctgcagctCAATCCTTCGGAGCTAAGCGTCTCATGGCCTTCAGTCTTGGCAAAACGAGGGTTATCGTCACCTGTCATCCGGACGTAGCCAAGGAGATACTCAACGGATCCGCCTTTGTTGATCGTCCAGTCAAGGAGTCGGCTCGCACTTTGATGTTCGACCGGGCCATCGGGTTTGCACCTTATGGAGCTTACTGGCGGACTCTACGACGGATCGCCGCCATGCATCTTTTCTGTCCCAAACAGATGAGAGCTTCCGAATGGCAGAGGAAGGTGATTTCCCAAGAGATGGTGGAGATGTTGCATCATCAAAAGAGAGAATCGATATGCGTCCGAGATTTGATTAGGCGAGCCTCTCTCTGCAACATGATGTGGTCTGTGTTTGGAAGAAAGCACCGGTTGGCCGATTCAGATGACATCCAACTGGTGGAGCTGAGGGAGCTTGTGGATGAAGGTTACGAGGTGTTGGGAACGTTTAACTGGACCGATCACCTCCCATGGCTGACGGACTTTGACCCGCAAGGGATCCGGTTCAGGTGCTCCAATCTTCTTCCTAAAGTCAAACACTTTGTCAACCGGATGATCCAAGAACACCGATCGCAAACCACGCCTAATTACTCTAACGCCGACTTCACCCACGTCTTGCTTTCACTTCAAGGGTCAGAGAGATTATCGGACACAGACATGATTGCCGTTCTGTGG GAGATGATATTCAGAGGAACAGACACGGTGGCTGTAATGATGGAGTGGATTCTAGCGAGGTTGGTGCTGCATCCTGATGTTCAGTTAAAGGTACAAGAAGAACTAGACAGGGTGGTGGGGAGGTGTCGTCCCGTGACGGAATCTGACATTGCCAACTTGATCTATCTACCTGCGGTTGTCAAAGAGGTTCTCAGGCTACACCCACCAGGGCCACTCCTCTCTTGGGCTCGTCTGGCCGTTTCCGACACCACCGTTGACGGTCATCACGTGGCAGCGGGAACCACCGCCATGGTCAACATGTGGGGCATCTGTCGAGACCAACATCTCTGGAAGGAACCGTCGGAGTTTCGTCCAGAAAGGTTTGAAAAGGATTTTTCTGTGATGGGTTCGGACTTGAGGGTGGCTCCGTTTGGGTCGGGTAGGCGGAGCTGCCCTGGGAAGACTCTTGGATTGACGACGGTAAGTTTTTGGGTGGCGTCATTGATGCAGGAGTTTGAGATGGATGGAAACGACGTTGACTTGACGGAGGTGTTGAAGCTATCATGTGAGATGGCTAACCCACTTATTCTTAATGTTCGACCAAGGTGTCCATCAACAACTTCCTTCCTTTAA